A single genomic interval of Camelina sativa cultivar DH55 chromosome 11, Cs, whole genome shotgun sequence harbors:
- the LOC104720950 gene encoding cornifin alpha-like — protein MAPLKNSFVTSLVIALAFTSFFTGLSAHRHLLQSTPATQPPALTVPPLPKTTMPPFPSLPTPAQQTLPQPQPTLPQPTGLPPMPSTQIPSLPNPVQPTIPNIPQVSFPIIPSNIPFNFPFNIPFLTPPPSK, from the exons ATGGCTCCTCTCAAGAACTCCTTTGTAACATCTCTAGTCATTGCACTTGCATTCACAAGCTTCTTCACAGGCCTATCTGCTCATCGTCACCTTCTCCAGTCAACACCAGCGACTCAGCCTCCAGCTTTAACAGTCCCACCTCTGCCCAAAACAACTATGCCGCCGTTTCCTTCTCTACCAACTCCAGCACAACAAACCCTACCACAGCCACAACCAACTCTACCACAGCCCACCGGGTTGCCACCAATGCCGAGCACACAGATACCTTCATTGCCCAACCCAGTGCAGCCCACAATCCCAAACATTCCACAG GTCAGCTTCCCTATTATTCCCAGCAACATTCCCTTTAACTTTCCTTTCAACATTCCTTTCCTCACTCCACCACCttcaaagtaa
- the LOC104727506 gene encoding glutathione S-transferase T3-like — MDPNDYMNPYRPTSSYLNLLQSQLDTQNLDYSPSLSPCSEAPSSPASPQENRKSRQAWLPIDDTMLVSAWLNTSKDPITSNQQRLASFWGRIAKYFASCPNAVGRPKREASHCKQRWGRINDLVCKFAGCYEAASREKSSGQNEDDVMKLAHEIYFNDHGHRFTLEHAWLVLRYDQKWCASTSIKANGVKRGRASVEAAIDVDEPMPRPPGVKAAKGKSKKSSKAEPDVEEDGKTYLECQLERVSRMYEMKEKDFALKEKEFALKNEHIKHVMLEKSDC, encoded by the coding sequence ATGGATCCAAACGATTACATGAATCCTTATCGTCCCACCTCTAGCTATTTGAATCTGTTACAAAGTCAACTTGATACCCAAAACCTCGATTACTCTCCTTCTCTAAGTCCATGTTCTGAAGCTCCATCTTCACCTGCATCCCCACAAGAAAACCGCAAGTCAAGGCAAGCATGGTTACCAATAGATGATACCATGTTGGTCAGCGCTTGGCTCAACACTAGCAAGGATCCGATTACTTCCAACCAGCAAAGACTTGCATCCTTTTGGGGGAGGATTGCGAAATACTTTGCATCCTGTCCGAATGCTGTTGGTCGGCCAAAGAGAGAGGCGAGTCACTGTAAGCAGAGGTGGGGGAGGATAAACGACTTGGTGTGCAAGTTTGCTGGATGTTATGAGGCTGCGAGTAGGGAGAAGTCTAGTGGAcagaatgaagatgatgtgatGAAGTTAGCACATGAGATATACTTTAATGATCATGGACATAGGTTTACATTGGAGCATGCATGGCTTGTCTTAAGGTACGATCAAAAATGGTGTGCCTCCACATCTATTAAAGCTAATGGAGTGAAAAGGGGAAGAGCGAGTGTTGAAGCTGCGATTGATGTCGATGAACCAATGCCCCGGCCTCCTGGTGTTAAGGCTGCGAAGGGGAAGTCAAAAAAAAGCTCCAAGGCCGAACCAGATGTGGAGGAAGATGGTAAAACTTACTTGGAGTGTCAGTTGGAGCGTGTGTCGAGGATGTatgagatgaaggagaaggactTTGCATTGAAAGAGAAGGAGTTTGCATTGAAGAATGAGCATATCAAGCATGTGATGCTTGAAAAATCTGATTGCTAA
- the LOC104727507 gene encoding uncharacterized protein At4g38062-like, translated as MEKKVCEELDEVKAANEKLSIDYRNKTELLENLNKVHKEQLAEIREARLVNEKQCFEIEEKTRLVSELERAKEDLQRCLREKDSVLKLVNVANDKLRAKGQDKYREFQEEKRSMMSALDEATEKNIDLEQRNNVYRAEIEGLKGLLGAAEKKRIQVEKTVEAMKETRGRDDVVIKVEEEKTQVEEKLKWKKEQFKHLEEAYEKLQNLFRDSKKEWEEDKSTLLEDIYSLQTKLDSVTRISEDLQKKLQMCNSALTQEETRRKHLEIQVSEFKTRYEDAFAEYQDARTQLDHLAGKRDEEVAELRQSLSMKETYLKEMKYENGKLEQENHELLGSLKELQEATIQGSGSSALSKLKNKFRNLENIHKTCSANLRSKEAEWSSRLEKMAEDKNDLQLRLQSKEAALKDVELELENCHSSAAKMRLQHEEVSVMYLVLSRTVSEAQSRLANVEDEQIKDEKREEKSYSLLMEQLDQKNAALAKAHLEIEEEWERVACLLKRIDMLDLFEDQNIQMEKEVERYKAMVEESSRFQTQMKQKLKEAENDYEEKLLQVCDALDNTNSDLVAEREKVVALTRQIESFGFVKEKNLVLEKEIQKYKEMLEESHKCRVLLEEQISQLESDSKENIRELCSKVDIAYAKLAEEVEKTASLVKKSEAIDLNEEHRQQELDKYKERLEKSTKSQLLLQEKVVEVENDSKRKLADVSEALETANSELSDKTSEVYQIEFQLWIWKSIAKRLKAELEQNQNLRKRVEASLLEQVGVGEAIMRERNELMHKLKAISSARSSDSEIETLMRDKDDMLENLQREVELLEQESLRRELEDVVIAHIVTERELQKEREIFAGALQQKDQDLREVKHILEGSFKSVSLQLEEEQNEVNMLHKAWEKLAATQILTAVETESKKMMIIELEGEIFSLSQKIKTSGEYASCFRQEATKLGAELETKQRELEEVTTQMQAMLKTSEAEKTELLKEVASLSSEKRNLLSFISEVEDGMLKLCDGDTKLMKTLERVTQCCDEFGKENNNGETIGSPRLAMKHDDAVIEEERSPFRQLNH; from the coding sequence atggagaagaaggtttGTGAAGAGCTTGATGAAGTGAAAGCCGCGAATGAGAAGCTTAGTATTGACTATAGAAACAAAACGGAGCTTCTTGAAAATCTAAACAAGGTCCACAAGGAACAATTAGCTGAGATTCGAGAGGCGAGATTGGTTAACGAGAAGCAGTGTTTTGAAATCGAGGAGAAGACAAGACTTGTTTCTGAGTTGGAGCGAGCAAAAGAGGATCTGCAAcgttgtttgagagagaaagactctGTTCTCAAGCTTGTGAATGTTGCTAATGATAAGCTTAGAGCTAAAGGGCAAGATAAGTACCGGGAGTTCCAAGAGGAGAAGCGGAGTATGATGTCTGCTTTGGATGAAGCTACTGAGAAGAACATTGATCTGGAGCAGAGAAACAATGTCTACAGGGCTGAGATTGAGGGGCTCAAAGGGCTTTTAGGTGCAGCCGAGAAGAAAAGGATTCAAGTTGAGAAAACTGTTGAAGCTATGAAAGAAACTAGAGGGAGAGATGATGTGGTGATTaaagtggaagaagagaagactcAAGTAGAAGAGAAGCTCAAGTGGAAGAAGGAGCAGTTCAAGCATCTTGAGGAAGCATATGAGAAGCTTCAAAATCTGTTCAGGGATAGCAAGAAAGAGTGGGAGGAAGATAAATCAACGCTTCTGGAAGATATCTACTCTCTTCAGACCAAACTAGATTCAGTAACTAGAATCTCAGAGGATCTTCAGAAGAAGTTGCAGATGTGTAACTCTGCGCTGACACAAGAAGAGACCAGAAGAAAACATCTTGAAATCCAAGTTTCAGAATTCAAAACCAGATACGAAGATGCTTTTGCAGAGTACCAAGACGCTAGAACACAACTTGATCATTTGGCTGGCAAAAGAGATGAGGAAGTTGCAGAGTTGAGACAATCCTTGAGCATGAAGGAGACGTATCTTAAAGAGATGAAGTATGAGAATGGAAAACTGGAACAAGAAAACCACGAGTTGCTTGGTTCATTGAAAGAACTCCAGGAAGCTACTATTCAGGGATCAGGAAGTTCTGCATTATCGAAACTGAAAAACAAGTTTCGGAACTTGGAAAACATTCATAAGACCTGTTCAGCTAACTTGAGAAGCAAAGAAGCTGAATGGAGTTCTCGACTGGAGAAGATGGCAGAAGACAAAAATGATCTTCAGTTGCGGTTGCAAAGCAAGGAGGCAGCACTGAAAGATGTCGAGTTGGAACTTGAAAACTGTCACTCTTCTGCAGCTAAAATGAGACTACAGCATGAAGAGGTCTCGGTTATGTATCTAGTACTAAGTAGAACAGTCTCCGAGGCTCAGTCAAGGCTTGCAAATGTTGAGGATGAACAAATCAAGgatgagaaaagagaagaaaagagctATTCCCTATTGATGGAGCAGCTAGATCAAAAGAATGCTGCGCTGGCCAAGGCGCATctagagattgaagaagaatgGGAAAGGGTCGCATGCTTACTGAAAAGAATAGACATGCTGGATCTTTTTGAAGATCAGAATATTCAGATGGAAAAAGAAGTAGAGAGGTACAAAGCAATGGTTGAGGAATCCTCTAGATTCCAAACACagatgaaacaaaaactaaaagaggcTGAAAATGATTATGAAGAGAAACTTCTACAAGTCTGTGATGCACTGGACAACACAAACTCAGATCTCGTTGCAGAACGTGAGAAAGTGGTGGCTTTAACAAGGCAGATTGAGTCCTTTGGTTTTGTCAAAGAGAAGAATTTAGTGTTGGAAAAAGAAATTCAGAAGTATAAGGAGATGCTTGAGGAATCACACAAGTGTCGGGTGCTTTTAGAGGAGCAGATTTCGCAGCTTGAAAGTGATTCCAAGGAGAATATTAGAGAACTCTGCAGCAAGGTGGACATTGCCTATGCCAAGTTGGCAGAAGAGGTTGAGAAGACTGCCTCATTGGTTAAAAAAAGTGAGGCCATTGATCTAAACGAAGAGCATAGGCAACAAGAGCTTGATAAATACAAGGAGAGGCTCGAGAAGTCTACCAAAAGTCAACTTCTCTTGCAAGAGAAAGTCGTAGAGGTGGAGAACGACTCGAAACGGAAACTTGCTGACGTTTCTGAGGCCCTAGAAACAGCAAATTCTGAATTATCTGATAAAACCTCTGAAGTGTACCAGATTGAATTCCAATTGTGGATCTGGAAATCTATTGCTAAAAGGCTGAAAGCTGAACTAGAGCAAAACCAGAACCTACGCAAAAGAGTAGAGGCTTCTCTTCTTGAACAGGTTGGAGTTGGAGAAGCCATAATGCGAGAGAGGAATGAGCTTATGCATAAGCTAAAGGCTATCAGCTCTGCAAGATCGTCTGACTCGGAGATAGAAACACTTATGAGGGATAAGGACGATATGTTGGAAAACCTACAAAGAGAGGTAGAGTTGTTGGAACAAGAATCACTTAGAAGGGAGCTTGAGGATGTCGTTATTGCGCATATAGTTACTGAAAGGGAACtgcagaaagagagagagatttttgcAGGTGCTTTACAACAGAAAGACCAGGACTTGCGGGAGGTGAAGCATATATTGGAGGGTTCATTCAAGTCTGTATCTTTGCAACTGGAGGAGGAGCAAAACGAGGTTAACATGCTCCACAAAGCATGGGAGAAACTCGCTGCTACGCAGATTCTTACCGCGGTAGAAACTGAATCaaaaaagatgatgatcatAGAGCTTGAAGGGGAAATCTTTAGTCTCAGCCAGAAAATCAAAACATCAGGTGAATATGCTTCTTGTTTCAGACAAGAAGCAACCAAGTTAGGAGCTGAACTGGAAACTAAGCAGAGAGAGTTGGAAGAAGTAACCACACAAATGCAGGCGATGCTAAAAACCTCAGAAGCGGAAAAGACAGAGCTATTAAAGGAAGTTGCGAGTTTGTCATCAGAAAAACGaaatcttttgagttttatCAGCGAAGTAGAGGATGGAATGTTGAAGCTGTGTGATGGAGACACGAAGCTGATGAAAACTTTGGAGAGAGTTACACAATGTTGTGATGAATTTGGTAAAGAGAACAACAATGGCGAAACtattggttctccaagattggCAATGAAGCATGACGATGCTGTaattgaagaagaaaggtcACCTTTTAGACAGCTTAACCATTAG
- the LOC104720951 gene encoding uncharacterized protein LOC104720951 isoform X1, whose protein sequence is MWVGVPVAAAAATTVGGVVLRGRIPAIVASASGRMGSSSVGAFTFTSIKEMVTVEREIKKSKFIAIAGPISTEQSAQLFLSQVRDPRASHNCWAYKIGDQHHRCSDDGEPSGTAGKPIQSAILSSGLDRVMVVVIRYFGGIKLGTGGLVRAYGGVTSDCLKAAPTCLVKSKVQMGVEVAFDLLGVLYNQLQACQAEEIKEDYDTGKDGTAMVSFKVEFDQVDKLEDAIKSNCRRDLVFYKNCS, encoded by the exons ATGTGGGTGGGCGTACCggtagcagcagcagcagcaaccacCGTGGGGGGCGTCGTTCTCCGAGGGCGAATCCCGGCGATAGTTGCCTCAGCATCCGGGAGGATGGGTTCGAGTTCCGTGGGAGCATTCACATTCACGAGCATAAAAGAAATGGTAACAgtggagagagagataaagaagagcAAGTTCATCGCCATCGCTGGTCCTATCTCCACCGAGCAATCCGCTCAATTGTTCCTATCTCAGGTCCGTGATCCTCGCGCTTCTCACAATTGCTGGGCTTATAAGATCGGTGATCAACACCATCGATGTAGCGATGATGGTGAACCTTCAGGCACCGCAGGGAAACCGATTCAATCTGCAATTTTGTCTTCTGGTTTAGACAGAGTTATGGTTGTTGTCATTAG GTATTTTGGGGGAATCAAACTTGGAACTGGAGGTCTTGTTAGAGCATATGGTGGTGTTACATCTGATTGCTTGAAAGCTGCTCCTACTTGCCTTGTCAAGTCCaaa GTTCAAATGGGAGTCGAGGTGGCATTTGATCTTTTAGGTGTTCTTTACAATCAg CTGCAAGCGTGTCAGGCTGAGGAAATTAAGGAAGACTATGATACTG GTAAAGATGGTACTGCCATGGTTTCTTTCAAGGTTGAATTTGACCAGGTTGATAAATTAGAGGATGCTATCAAATCAAACTGTAGACGAGACCTTGTCTTTTACAAAAATTGTAGTTAA
- the LOC109125033 gene encoding transcription factor bHLH131-like has protein sequence MGRNVFFAGAAAATSSKLFSRGFSATTKPKSKTESKEAAAKKHSDAERRRRLRINCQFATLRTILPNLVKHDKASVLGETVRYFNELKKMVQDIPTTPSLEDSLRLGHCNNNRDLARVVFSCSDREGLMSEVAESLKAAKTKAVRAEIMTVGGRTKCALFVQGVNGNEGLVKLKKSLKPVVNGKSSSEAKKQQQ, from the exons ATGGGAAGAAATGTTTTCTTCGCAGGTGCAGCCGCAGCCACAAGCAGCAAGCTGTTCTCCAGAGGTTTCTCAGCCACAACAAAGCCAAAATCGAAAACCGAATCAAAAGAAGCTGCTGCAAAGAAACATAGTgatgcagagagaagaagacggcTTAGAATTAACTGCCAATTTGCAACTCTCCGCACTATTCTTCCAAACTTGGTCAAA CACGATAAAGCATCTGTGCTTGGAGAGACTGTCAGGTACTTCAATGAATTGAAAAAGATGGTTCAGGACATACCAACCACACCATCTTTAGAAGACAGCTTGAGATTGGGTCACTGTAATAACAACAGAGACTTGGCAAGAGTGGTGTTCAGTTGTAGCGACAGAGAAGGGCTAATGTCGGAGGTTGCAGAGTCGCTGAAGGCAGCCAAAACAAAGGCGGTGAGAGCTGAGATCATGACAGTAGGTGGCAGAACCAAGTGTGCCTTGTTTGTTCAAGGTGTAAATGGGAATGAAGGATTGGTTAAGCTCAAGAAATCGTTGAAACCTGTAGTGAATGGTAAATCTTCATCAGAGgctaaaaaacaacaacaataa
- the LOC104720951 gene encoding uncharacterized protein LOC104720951 isoform X2, which translates to MWVGVPVAAAAATTVGGVVLRGRIPAIVASASGRMGSSSVGAFTFTSIKEMVTVEREIKKSKFIAIAGPISTEQSAQLFLSQVRDPRASHNCWAYKIGDQHHRCSDDGEPSGTAGKPIQSAILSSGLDRVMVVVIRYFGGIKLGTGGLVRAYGGVTSDCLKAAPTCLVKSKVQMGVEVAFDLLGVLYNQLQACQAEEIKEDYDTEQRSSQK; encoded by the exons ATGTGGGTGGGCGTACCggtagcagcagcagcagcaaccacCGTGGGGGGCGTCGTTCTCCGAGGGCGAATCCCGGCGATAGTTGCCTCAGCATCCGGGAGGATGGGTTCGAGTTCCGTGGGAGCATTCACATTCACGAGCATAAAAGAAATGGTAACAgtggagagagagataaagaagagcAAGTTCATCGCCATCGCTGGTCCTATCTCCACCGAGCAATCCGCTCAATTGTTCCTATCTCAGGTCCGTGATCCTCGCGCTTCTCACAATTGCTGGGCTTATAAGATCGGTGATCAACACCATCGATGTAGCGATGATGGTGAACCTTCAGGCACCGCAGGGAAACCGATTCAATCTGCAATTTTGTCTTCTGGTTTAGACAGAGTTATGGTTGTTGTCATTAG GTATTTTGGGGGAATCAAACTTGGAACTGGAGGTCTTGTTAGAGCATATGGTGGTGTTACATCTGATTGCTTGAAAGCTGCTCCTACTTGCCTTGTCAAGTCCaaa GTTCAAATGGGAGTCGAGGTGGCATTTGATCTTTTAGGTGTTCTTTACAATCAg CTGCAAGCGTGTCAGGCTGAGGAAATTAAGGAAGACTATGATACTG AGCAGAGGTCgagccaaaaataa